The Heyndrickxia acidicola sequence TCAGTCAATGTCAGGATAACTGTTGTAAATGAAGAAAAGGTTTATGAGAAGCAACATGATGAAAAATCGTCCCAATAGACTAGGAAAATTTGGTTGAGCTTTTCTTTATTCCCATATACAATAATAATATTTCGTACATCTAAGGAATTGAGGGGAATGGAATGAAAAATGAAGAACGTTCAGGGATGGCCTTTGCAGCTTTATCCTATATTATTTGGGGAGTCCTTCCTATTTACTGGAAGTGGCTGGACGGAATCACAGCGAATGAAATACTGGCAAATCGTGTGTTATGGTCATTCGTATTTGTGTTGTTGATTTTAATGACGACGGGCAAGCTGGGGAACTTATTACAAACAGCGGGATATTTAAAGAAAAACCCAAAAATCCTTGGCTCACTCGTAATCGCTTCCCTGCTTGTAACCGGAAACTGGTTTATTTATATTTGGGCAGTCAATAGCGATCAGATAGTCGAAGCATCATTAGGCTATTATATTAATCCGCTCATAAGTATACTTCTTGGTGTATTTTTTCTCCGGGAAAAATTAACAAGGGCTCAAATTCTCTCTTTTTTAATTGCAGCAGCAGGGGTGGGAATCTTAACCTTCTCGTATGGAAAATTTCCATGGGTGGCCCTCAGTCTTGCGCTTACCTTTGGCTTGTATGGCCTGGCAAAGAAGCTAATAAAAGTGGAATCGGTGATCGGTCTTACACTGGAAACCATGACAGTTACGCCGCTGGCCATTGTCTATTTGGTTTATCTTTCTTTCCAAGGAAAGCTTTCATTGTTCCATACATCTGCAGTAAATGAGTTTTTATTAATGGGAGCAGGAGTTGTAACAGCTATTCCTCTTCTCTTATTTGCAAAAGGCGCACAAAAAATTCCTCTCTATATGCTGGGATTTCTGCAATATATTGCTCCGACCATCATGCTTATCCTTGGGGTGTTCTTTTATAACGAGCCCTTCAGCATGGTTCAAATAGGGGCGTTTATCTGTATTTGGACAGCGGTTCTGATTACCACTATCTCAAATATGAAATGGCTGCATACAAAAGCAGGAAAATGGAAAAAAGGAAAGACTTTTCAAGCATAACCCCGTATTTCTAATAATGCACTTATAATTTATAGCAGGTATCAAAAAAGCTGGCGCTTGCCAGCTTTTTTTTAAAAGATTAAGTATGGTGAACTTTTAAAAGAAAACTATTTAACCAGTGCAATGACTGTCTAGCTCGAGCGCCTATTTTATAAGACTCTTTTCGTAAACTATGTTGCTAATTGACACAAAAAAATGCATTGAAAATCAAGATTTAGTATTAGAAGATGGGAATCGCTTACGAAAAGATGCCACGAAGACAGACAACATACGGAATGACGCCTTGTACGAAAGCAATGCGAAAATAGTTTTTATAAAAAGGTTCTTTTTACTTTTTCCCAAAAAGAGTTATCTTTCAGTTTAACCGTTTTGATTACTTTATCACTCAATTGAATTTCTGCCTTTTCAACGTGCCGGATACTCAAAGCCTCATTATCCATTCCCATGGTAGGATAATCGTTTCCGTTTGCCACTACCCTTAAGGTAAGCTTTCGGCTGCCACTTAGTATAAAAGAGGAGCCCAGTGTTCGATAACGATGATTATTCAGAGAGGCAATCTCACTGACTTCAAGACACGGCAGCAGAGGATCGACGATGGCGCCGTTTACCGATTTATTATAGGCAGTGCTCCCTGTTGGAGTGGAAATCAGCATTCCATCTCCCCGAAAGGTTTCAAAATGGAGATCATCAATAAATACATCCATAACAAAGGTTTTTATAATACCGGAACGGATACTAAATTCATTCAAGCAGTAAAAAGACCCTTCATTATCAATATTCACAAGAATCGTTGGGTATTTCCTCACTTCAATCTTCGCCTGGGTCATAGCTTCAATCATGGCTGAGAGATCGTCGATATTAAAATCACAATACATTCCCAGTTCCCGTTTTGTAGAAATTCCTACATACAAACTGTCTTGTTTAAAGCCCGTCTTCCTTACTGCCTGCAAAAAGGTACCATCCCCTCCAACACTAATAATGATATTAGCCTGTTGAAAATGGTCTACGATTGTAAATCCATAACGTTCTGCAAGCTCATGCAATGAGGCTATTTGATTAATCGTTTCCGTACTTTGATTATGAAAAAAATATATATTGCTGCGGTCAGTCATGCAGATAAGCTCCTTCCCTTTTAAATGCATAAATTCTTGCTTCGCAATCATTTAGAGTTTTTTATTTAGTGTACCATTTTGTAAAACTCATTGAAAATCAATCCTATTCAACAAGTTTTTTTATAAGATGATGACTTCTCTCTGTGTAATGAATGGTTGATTTAAAAGGCCGTGTTAAGGGATACTGTTGCTTTTTAGCTCATTCGTGTGAAACGGCCGTTTCTTTCTTTACTGTAAAATGAGCTAAAAAACGAGCAGTTATCAAGATTGAAATGTGACACAGCCATCTAAAAAAACAATGTCTTCATCTTTTCTTTTCTTGCTTAAAAGATAAGGGTTTATTTTTTAGCTCATCTGACGATAATGATAAGCTGAAAGGATGTGTTGAGATGCTGGTTGCCGGTATTATCCTTGCTGCCATTATCCTTTTTTTTATTATAATCTCTTTTTCCTCCATCCTCATTGTGATTGATTTTTCACATAGGAAGGATGACGACCATTTTAAAGTTCAATTGCGCTTTTGGAAATTTATTCGATATAACATTAATGTGCCAACGATTAAAGTGGAAGAAGATCAGCCGAATATTGAATATAAGAAACAAACTAGCAGTGGAAATAAGGAGCATACAAAGGTTACACCAAAAGATATTCATCAAAGAATCAGTGATTTACAAGAGCTTTTAGAACATGTTGCAGGGATGAATAAAATATTTAAGAAATTTTTAAAGACTATCCGAATAAAAAAATTTGAATGGCACACGTTAGTTGGGCTGGGCGATGCAGCTTCCACAGGGGTTTTAACAGGAGCTGTTTGGACAATGAAAGGCGGGATACTAGCGTTTTTGAGCCATTATATGAAAATGAAAGCAAAGCCCAATTGTTCAGTTGTGCCTTCTTTTCAAATTCCCGTCTCTCAAACCTTTTTAACATGTATTTTTAAAATACGAATCGGGAATGCTATACTGACAGGTTTTAAGGTATTGAAATATTGGCGGGGGGGAAAAGGCTCCTTTAAAACCGAGCCCTTGTCAATGGTATCGGATGATGATTCTAAACCTTCTGCCGGTTAAACCTTTCTATAAAGTGCAAGAATGGCTGAGAGGTATTAGAAGTGAGTACATTACTTGTTAGGAGGAAGCAAGATGAGTGGACATCCAATTGAAGGATTAATGTCAGCAGCAATGGAAAATTTAAAAGAAATGATTGATGTAAACACAATCATTGGGGATCCTGTTGAAACTCCTGATGGCAGTGTGATTTTAACGGTTTCAAAGGTCGGTTTTGGTTTTGCGGCAGGTGGAAGCCAGTTTAATGGCAATGGAAAATCCACTGCTCATGAAGGCGGCCAATCCTCTGGTCTTCCATTCGGAGGAGGAAGCGGCGGCGGTGTTTCCATTACGCCAATTGCTTTTCTCATCGTCAATTCACAAGGAGTTAAAATGCTTCACCTTGATGAAAATACACATCTTTTGGAAAAAATTATGGATGTGGCGCCAAGTGTGATTGAAAGAATTCAAGGAATGATCAAGAAAAATGACAGCGATGATCATCATCAATCCAATCATCAATCCAATGGGTGGAAAAGCGCTCAAACCCATCCGCAAAAACAGGATTTAGATTTTTAATGACTTCTCGCCTATATGGCGAGTTTTTAATTGGCAAAATTCCCGGAAATTCAGTAAGATTAAAAGATACCAGCTCATGATAGAGATTTAGGAGGAGAAAGAAATGGCATCTGTAACTTTTATTGAAAAACCCGTTACATTAATAGGAAACGAGCTAAAGCCGGGAGATAAGGCACCTGACTTCACTGTACTTGCCAATGATTTATCAGAGGTTACTCTGCAGGATTCAAAGGGAACAGTCCGCATTATCAGTGTTGTACCATCCATTGATACGGGTGTATGTGATGCTCAGACCCGCAAATTTAATGAAGAAGCATCAAAATTGGAAAATGTTCAGGTCTTAACGATTTCAGTGGATCTTCCTTTTGCTCAAGGACGCTGGTGTGCTGCATCTGGACTTGAAAATGTAAAGGTGCTTTCTGATCACCGTGATCTTTCATTTGGAGAAGCCTACGGTGTGGTAATGAAGGAGTTTCGTTTATTGGCTCGCGCCGTGTTTGTCGTAGATTCAGAAGACAACATTACATACGCAGAATATGTGAGCGAAGGCACACATCACCCAGACTATGAAAAAGCAATCGAAGCCGCTAAAAAAGCTCAATAAAAATCCAATAAAGTGTCCCCGAGACCATCGGGGATTTTTTATGTCTTAAGCAGTAGAAGGAAAACGCTTTACTATGGTAAAGCGCAAAAGGGGTCAGACCCCTTTAGTGCGTTAAAGTGGCGAACCGCTTCATTCTCCCTTTACAATTAACGTCAAACATAATAAGATTAAAAACTATGCAAATATATTTTTAGGGTTAAAATAAATAGCCAATCAAAGGAGGAATTAGAAATGTCCGTTTCTCCAATGGAAACCATTTTTAATGTATTTAACGAAACAGCCGATATTTTGAAGGAAGAGCTATCTTGCACATATCTTGAAGCTCTTGCTGAAACCAGTGAAAACTTTTTCCAGGGAGATGTGCTCCAGACTGAACTCAGTGAAGTAACAAAGAAAAGGCTGCTAAAAAAATATTCCGAAATAAAATTAGAATCTTACACAAATGAGACCATACGAAAAGCTTTTCAATTGGCAATCTTAAAAGGCATGAAGGACAGTTCGCAGCCTAATCATCAGATGACACCGGACTCTATCGGGCTATTTATGGGGTATTTAATTTCAAAGTTTCTGGAAAAGCATTCTGCTGTTACCATTCTTGATCCTGCAGTAGGGACAGGAAACTTAATTTTTACCATCCTAAATCACCTTGATGCGAAAGAAGCAAACGCGTTTGGTGTAGATATTGATGAATTGCTTATTCAGCTTGCTTATGACGGGGCGAATTTGCAGCAACAGCCGATCCAATTGTTTAACCAGGATGCATTGGAGCCATTATTTATTGATCCTGTTGACGTTGTTGTCAGCGATTTGCCTGTGGGCTATTATCCGAATGATGAAGGGGCATCGAAATATACGCTGAAAGCTGACACTGGACACTCATATGCCCACCACTTGTTCATTGAACAAAGTATGGGACATACGAAACCAGGGGGCTATCTCTTTTTCTTAATACCAAACGGTTTATTCGAATCACCTGAAGCACCAAATCTTCATCGCTATTTAAAAGAAACTGCGGATATCCAGGGTATACTGCAGCTTCCACTATCCATGTTTCAAAATCCTGGATCTGCTAAAAGCATTTTAATCCTGCAGAAAAAAGGGCTGGGAGTACAGCCGCCAAAGCAGGTACTGCTTGCTAATTTACCATCCTTATCGAATCAGCAAGGAATGCAAAGCATTATCGAAAAGCTTGACCAATGGCTGGCTGAAAATAAAGCTTAATGAGAAAATCGGCAGATAGCTGCCGGTTTTTTTTATAGGCTCTCTTAAAGATTAATGTTGATCTAGACCTTTGTTGTTTTCAGTGGATACGCGAGACTCCTGCTTAGAAAAGTGAATTAGGGGAGACCCCGCAGGAGCATGTGAAGAGGAGGCTCCGCAATTGCCCGCAGAAAGCGAGTGCCTGAAGCAGAAAACAACAGACAGGATGAACATGCCCCCTATATAAAATATTTAACCATGAAGTCTCTGTCTAGCTCCAGCGCCTATCGGCTAATGGATTTCTACGTCTCCTCCCTACGATAAGTCAACTTCAGCTCGTGAACTGCCTCGCTGTGTCTCCTTTATCTCAGTCGAAGACTACGGAATCCATACGCTGATGAGCAAGGCGCGTTTCTTATTTTCTTATAGTAAAAGATGAGAAGGCAGACCAACCCATTTCGTTTTCAAAAAAATAATTCTATTTATCCAAAAAAGCAATTTATTAGTTGATTCATGGGGAATTAAATGATTAAATGATAAAACTGTACAATGATTGTCAAAGGCGAAGAATTACATTCACAGCCTGAATGAAAGGAATGATGGCTTTTTGGCGAAAATTATTGCAATAAACGCAGGTAGTTCCTCGTTGAAGTTTCAACTTTTTGAAATGCCGGAAGAACATGTCATTGCCAAAGGAATTATTGAAAGAATTGGATTAAACGATTCCATCTTTACTCTAACGGTAAATGGTGAAAAATATACGGATACATTGGATATTCCAAATCACGCGGCTGCCGTGAACATGCTTCTGGATAAGCTTACGTCAAAAGATATTATAAAGTCATTAAATGAAATAGAAGGAGTGGGCCACAGGGTAGTTCATGGAGGAGAACTGTTCCGTGACTCTGTTGTCGTAACGGAAAAAGTAGTGAAGCAAATAGAAGGGCTTTCTGATTTGGCTCCACTGCATAATCCAGCAAATTTGACAGGTATTATTGCTTTTCAGAAAGCGCTGCCAGAGGTTCCCGAGGTGGCTGTATTTGATACAGCATTTCATCAAACTATGCCTGAAAACTCTTTCCTCTACAGTCTTCCTTATGAATATTATAAAAAGTACGGTATCCGTAAATATGGATTTCATGGCACATCCCATAAATATGTCTCCCAGCGTGCAGCGGAGATACTTGGAAGACCGATTGAGCAATTGCGTATTCTTTCCTGCCATCTTGGCAATGGGGCCAGTATCGCTGCAATAGAAGGTGGTAAATCCATTGACACGTCCATGGGCTTCACGCCTCTTGCAGGCGTCACAATGGGTACACGGTCAGGAAATCTCGACCCTGCTTTAATTCCCTTCATTATGGAGAAAACAGGGAAAACTGCTGAGGAAGTACTGGAGGTCCTGAATAAGGAATCCGGCTTGCTCGGGGTTTCTGGCGTTTCAAGTGATCTTAGGGATATCACCATTGCAGCCGAACAGGGGGATGAAAGGGCCATCCTGGCGCTGGAAGTCTTTGCAAGCCGTATTCATAAATATATAGGTTCATACGCAGCAAGAATGTCTGGGATGGATGTTATTATTTTTACAGCTGGAATTGGTGAAAATAGTGAGGCGGTTCGGGCCAGGGTTTTACGAGGCCTGGAGTTTATGGGCGTGTATTGGAACACTGACTTAAATAAAGTGCGCGGCGAAGAGACCTTTCTTAATTATCCCCATTCACCTGTTAAAGTAATGGTCATCCCCACAAATGAAGAAGTTATGATTGCAAGGGATGTTATCAGGCTCAAGCCTCTTTGATACTGCTGTTTTCGCCTAGATGGAAGCTTTTGGAGAAACTGACATAGGTTTGATTAGGACCCAGTTGTTTTTTAGCTCATTCGTAAAGAAGGAAAAATGAGCTAAAAAACAAGCAGTTACCGCCATAGAAATTTAATAAAGGTCATTTTAAACAACAAAAGCATTTAATAAAAAGTAAATAGTATTTAAAAATAGCAGCCTTAAATCCTATTTAAGAAAAGGTTGTTTTTTTATTTTTTTGCACAGATAGCGACCCTCAAAAAAAATGGAAGCTTGTTATTGCCTGTGCTGCCTTAGATTTTTATAACAAATTCAGGTATCCTAATTTCTCTTGCTTTAGAGCAGCTAACTCTAAGTAAAGTTTCTAGCGATAAGAACTTTCCATTCGATGCTTTCCTTTTAAACCAGCTGAGCAGTTGTGTTATACTAGCCAGAGAGTCAAAATTTTCCTCAATAGAGGTGATGATATGGCGATGTCAAAGCGGGAAGAAACGATTTGGAAAGAGATTCAGGCATTTGAAGAATCCATTCTTCAATATGAAACAAATGATTTTGTAAACGTTTATAATAATTGGACAGACCAGGCCTTGAGTCTGGTACCTGAACCTGCTGCTGAACTATTCTTTAATAAGCTGGATACCTGGCTATTTCATTTGAATTCCCTTATTCAAGGTACGCAAATTCAAAATGATGCACGTGAACAAATCCTGGTCACTGGGAGAATATTTAATGAATCCATACAATCCATTCAGGACCTTCGCCAATTGAACGCTGACCAGCTGAAATACATAGCAGAACAGCATGCCTCCCGCCATAGATTGTATTCTTTTCTACAGGGAGGGATTACGGGAACGGGCCAAGCGTTAATACTTTCCACAGACTTTCTTGCGATGCTTGTCCTAAACCTCAGAGCCGTTCAATTGACAGCCATGTCCTATGGATATGATGTGCAGATTCCGTTTGAGATGATGACTTCATTAAAGGTTTTTCATGCTGCTACCTTGCCTGCCCGCTTAAAAGGGGAAGGCTGGAATGAATTAATGAAAGATCTAGAAGTAAATCACCATGATTCTTATTTTTACGGGGGAAATGAACAGCTCACCAATGTCCATTGGCTTGAGGAGCCGCTAAAGCAATTGGTTAAGGTATTTTTTATCGCGTCCTTTAGTAGAAAAACACTCTCCCGCATTCCTTTATTATCAATGGGGATAGGGGCCGTATCTAATTACCGTTATACAAGGAAAGTGACTGAATTTGCCAGCCGATATTACCAATACCGTTATCTGCTTGATAAATATTCGGCTCAATAAGGACAATCTTGTTTATAAAACGGCAGAGAAAGGAAATTGCAGAATGAGTGTATCTGAACATAAACAAAAAGCTCCTGATTGTGTTGTCTGTGCTGTCATAACGGTTAGTGACACCCGTACAAAAGAAACGGACAAAAGTGGAGCGGCAATGCACACATTTCTTCAAGAAGAAGGACATTCAGTTGAATTTTACACCATAGTAAAAGATGAACAGAAAGACATTACGGCCGCAGTGGAGAGGGCTGCCAGCCATCCTGCCATTCAGGTGATTTTACTGAATGGGGGTACTGGGATGGCCAGCCGTGATGTAACCATTGAAACCGTTACTGCTTTATTTGAGAAAGAATTAATCGGCTTTGGTGAACTGTTCAGGATGATTAGCTATTTAGAAGACATAGGCTCCGCAGCCATGTTGTCCAGAGCGGCTGCAGGCACATATAAAGGGAGAATGATCTTTGCCACTCCCGGTTCTACAGGGGCAGTACGTCTGGCAATGAAGAAGCTGATTATGCCGGAACTGGGCCATCTTGTCCGTGAACTGGGTAAGGATCAACTCTAAAAAACATATAAGAAGTTGAAAAGGGGATTTCCAATATGAAAATGATGCCATTAGAAAAACGAAACATAACGAACAGCCGCCTTGCACTAGGATGTATGGGGTTTGGCGGTTCCTGGGATAGCAGCCCTATCACAAAACAGCACATTCTGGAAGCTGAAAAAGCAGTCGATACTGCTCTTGCATCGGGCATCACGATGTTCGACCACGCTGATATCTACACAAGAGGAAAAGCGGAAGAAACCTTTGGAAAAGTGTTAAAGGCACGTCCTGAATTACGTGGACAAATGGTCATTCAAAGTAAATGCGGGATTCGTTTTGAGGATGAAAAGGCGCCGGGAAGGTATGACTTTTCAAAAGAACATATTCTGCATTCTGTAGATAATATCTTAAAAAGGCTTTCTGTCGAATACCTTGATATCTTACTGCTTCACCGACCAGATCCTTTAATGGAGCCAGAAGAAGTTGCGGAAGCATTCCGTGATGTTCACGCCTCAGGAAAAGTGCGTCATTTTGGTGTATCCAATATGAGCAAAGGCCAAATGTCACTTCTTCAAACATATAGTGAACAGCCAATCATCGTAAACCAGTTAGAAATGAGTTTAAACAAGCTTGACTGGGTTGACCAAGGTATACATGTTAATCAGCAAGTAGGAACAGACGTTCATTTCGCTGAAGGCTTTATTGAATACAGCATGATGAGCGATATACAGATTCAAGCGTGGTCTCCATTAGCGAGAGGGATTTTTTCAGGCAGAGAGGAGCCAAATCTCACAGAAGCTGAGCTGAAGACAAAGGAATTAGTCGAGAAAATGGCAATTGAAAAAGAAACTAGCAGAGAAGCGATTGTTTTAGGGTGGTTAATGAGGCATCCTGCCATGATTCAGCCGGTTATTGGCACAACGAATCCTGAGCGTATTCAGAAGTGCCAGGACGCTATCCGCCAGGCAGAGCAGATGACGAGAGAAGAATGGTACACTCTATATGTCACGGCAAGAGGAAACAGACTGCCATAAAGGTGAAGCAGGAGGTCAGCTTTTATAAAAATGATCCCTCCTACGATATAACAGGCGATTTGCTAAAAATTAGCCGGTTTAATTTTTTCATCCCATCGAATCCTATCAAAGAACAAGGAAAGAATGGGAGGGTTTTTTATGAACAAAAAGGATGATATGCCTTCTTTGTATTATGATGAAGATGGTCTAAGTGAAATTACAAATCAAATCCAGCTTGCCTATCAAAGCGGGGTACTTGGAGAAGAAACAGGCTCTTTTGATCTGGATAAGTATAGAAGTAGCACAATAGAGAAATAAAACCATAAAAAGGAAACATGCTTGCGGGA is a genomic window containing:
- a CDS encoding NAD kinase; the protein is MTDRSNIYFFHNQSTETINQIASLHELAERYGFTIVDHFQQANIIISVGGDGTFLQAVRKTGFKQDSLYVGISTKRELGMYCDFNIDDLSAMIEAMTQAKIEVRKYPTILVNIDNEGSFYCLNEFSIRSGIIKTFVMDVFIDDLHFETFRGDGMLISTPTGSTAYNKSVNGAIVDPLLPCLEVSEIASLNNHRYRTLGSSFILSGSRKLTLRVVANGNDYPTMGMDNEALSIRHVEKAEIQLSDKVIKTVKLKDNSFWEKVKRTFL
- a CDS encoding aldo/keto reductase, with product MKMMPLEKRNITNSRLALGCMGFGGSWDSSPITKQHILEAEKAVDTALASGITMFDHADIYTRGKAEETFGKVLKARPELRGQMVIQSKCGIRFEDEKAPGRYDFSKEHILHSVDNILKRLSVEYLDILLLHRPDPLMEPEEVAEAFRDVHASGKVRHFGVSNMSKGQMSLLQTYSEQPIIVNQLEMSLNKLDWVDQGIHVNQQVGTDVHFAEGFIEYSMMSDIQIQAWSPLARGIFSGREEPNLTEAELKTKELVEKMAIEKETSREAIVLGWLMRHPAMIQPVIGTTNPERIQKCQDAIRQAEQMTREEWYTLYVTARGNRLP
- a CDS encoding EcsC family protein: MAMSKREETIWKEIQAFEESILQYETNDFVNVYNNWTDQALSLVPEPAAELFFNKLDTWLFHLNSLIQGTQIQNDAREQILVTGRIFNESIQSIQDLRQLNADQLKYIAEQHASRHRLYSFLQGGITGTGQALILSTDFLAMLVLNLRAVQLTAMSYGYDVQIPFEMMTSLKVFHAATLPARLKGEGWNELMKDLEVNHHDSYFYGGNEQLTNVHWLEEPLKQLVKVFFIASFSRKTLSRIPLLSMGIGAVSNYRYTRKVTEFASRYYQYRYLLDKYSAQ
- the tpx gene encoding thiol peroxidase, whose amino-acid sequence is MASVTFIEKPVTLIGNELKPGDKAPDFTVLANDLSEVTLQDSKGTVRIISVVPSIDTGVCDAQTRKFNEEASKLENVQVLTISVDLPFAQGRWCAASGLENVKVLSDHRDLSFGEAYGVVMKEFRLLARAVFVVDSEDNITYAEYVSEGTHHPDYEKAIEAAKKAQ
- the ytfJ gene encoding GerW family sporulation protein, with product MSGHPIEGLMSAAMENLKEMIDVNTIIGDPVETPDGSVILTVSKVGFGFAAGGSQFNGNGKSTAHEGGQSSGLPFGGGSGGGVSITPIAFLIVNSQGVKMLHLDENTHLLEKIMDVAPSVIERIQGMIKKNDSDDHHQSNHQSNGWKSAQTHPQKQDLDF
- a CDS encoding acetate kinase; amino-acid sequence: MAKIIAINAGSSSLKFQLFEMPEEHVIAKGIIERIGLNDSIFTLTVNGEKYTDTLDIPNHAAAVNMLLDKLTSKDIIKSLNEIEGVGHRVVHGGELFRDSVVVTEKVVKQIEGLSDLAPLHNPANLTGIIAFQKALPEVPEVAVFDTAFHQTMPENSFLYSLPYEYYKKYGIRKYGFHGTSHKYVSQRAAEILGRPIEQLRILSCHLGNGASIAAIEGGKSIDTSMGFTPLAGVTMGTRSGNLDPALIPFIMEKTGKTAEEVLEVLNKESGLLGVSGVSSDLRDITIAAEQGDERAILALEVFASRIHKYIGSYAARMSGMDVIIFTAGIGENSEAVRARVLRGLEFMGVYWNTDLNKVRGEETFLNYPHSPVKVMVIPTNEEVMIARDVIRLKPL
- a CDS encoding DUF2953 domain-containing protein encodes the protein MLVAGIILAAIILFFIIISFSSILIVIDFSHRKDDDHFKVQLRFWKFIRYNINVPTIKVEEDQPNIEYKKQTSSGNKEHTKVTPKDIHQRISDLQELLEHVAGMNKIFKKFLKTIRIKKFEWHTLVGLGDAASTGVLTGAVWTMKGGILAFLSHYMKMKAKPNCSVVPSFQIPVSQTFLTCIFKIRIGNAILTGFKVLKYWRGGKGSFKTEPLSMVSDDDSKPSAG
- a CDS encoding MogA/MoaB family molybdenum cofactor biosynthesis protein; its protein translation is MSVSEHKQKAPDCVVCAVITVSDTRTKETDKSGAAMHTFLQEEGHSVEFYTIVKDEQKDITAAVERAASHPAIQVILLNGGTGMASRDVTIETVTALFEKELIGFGELFRMISYLEDIGSAAMLSRAAAGTYKGRMIFATPGSTGAVRLAMKKLIMPELGHLVRELGKDQL
- the rarD gene encoding EamA family transporter RarD codes for the protein MKNEERSGMAFAALSYIIWGVLPIYWKWLDGITANEILANRVLWSFVFVLLILMTTGKLGNLLQTAGYLKKNPKILGSLVIASLLVTGNWFIYIWAVNSDQIVEASLGYYINPLISILLGVFFLREKLTRAQILSFLIAAAGVGILTFSYGKFPWVALSLALTFGLYGLAKKLIKVESVIGLTLETMTVTPLAIVYLVYLSFQGKLSLFHTSAVNEFLLMGAGVVTAIPLLLFAKGAQKIPLYMLGFLQYIAPTIMLILGVFFYNEPFSMVQIGAFICIWTAVLITTISNMKWLHTKAGKWKKGKTFQA
- a CDS encoding class I SAM-dependent methyltransferase is translated as MSVSPMETIFNVFNETADILKEELSCTYLEALAETSENFFQGDVLQTELSEVTKKRLLKKYSEIKLESYTNETIRKAFQLAILKGMKDSSQPNHQMTPDSIGLFMGYLISKFLEKHSAVTILDPAVGTGNLIFTILNHLDAKEANAFGVDIDELLIQLAYDGANLQQQPIQLFNQDALEPLFIDPVDVVVSDLPVGYYPNDEGASKYTLKADTGHSYAHHLFIEQSMGHTKPGGYLFFLIPNGLFESPEAPNLHRYLKETADIQGILQLPLSMFQNPGSAKSILILQKKGLGVQPPKQVLLANLPSLSNQQGMQSIIEKLDQWLAENKA